Part of the Octopus sinensis linkage group LG10, ASM634580v1, whole genome shotgun sequence genome is shown below.
ctagTATTCCTATAATTTATAAACCCTTAAACCTCCAAcgcaataataatcataaaaacgaATAAATCTAACTCAATAATAATCCCAAAGTAGCCTCACAAACTAAGTACAATTAGAGATAATAACTAAAGATAAACTAAGATTAACTCATcttcaagaaaaaaaacttaGAATCAACCATCGAtacttatatttcaaatattaataacATGTTTAAActaactggcagaaacattagcaaaccgggcgaaatgcttagcggtatttcgtctgccgctacgttctgagttcaaattccgccgaggtcaactttgccttttatcctttcggggtcgattaaataagtacaagttacgcactggggtcaatataatcgacttaatccgtttgtctgtccttgtttgttctctctgtgtttagccccctgtgggcagtaaagaaataagtatttcgtctctctttacgttctgagtttaaattccgccgataaattaagtaccagttgcgtaatcgGGTCGATCtcatcgattggccccctccccaaaaaatttcgggccttatacctagagtagaaaagtatatttccaTTGAGACAagaatacacgcacacgtacacacacacactatatatatatatatatatatatatatatatatatatactagcagctaacctggtttcacccggtcggtttggCTGATGTGGcagtaaaacctgctctgtgtaagcattcgacttatttgggcacgcttacgttaaaatACACATttagaatgcattttttttttttgtcaaaatgctAAAAGTAACTtaccaataaaaaacaaaaacaaccaagattcagccaaatcagaatataaacccaaatactatgcgaacaaagatgaaccatcccacttccattgcgcgcacgcacacacacacacgcgcaaacctCACGCACGCATTCACGTatcctcccttttacatacatacacatatattcacacagagttgaaatgttctttgatttattttttctaaatggtataatttaatatttcattattgaattgataaaatgtggggggttttgtaattatattatatatatatatatatatatatatactcttttacttatttcagtcatttgactgcggccatgatggagcaccgcctttagtcgagtgcTCCATCATGGAGGGcataatctttgtaagcctagtgcttattctattggtctcttttttgccgaaccgctaagttacggggacgtaaacacaccatcatcggttgccaagcgatgttgggagggggacaaacacacacacaaacacacacacatatatatacatatacatgacgggcttcttgcccaaggtgtcatgcagtgggactcaacctggaaccatgtggttggtaagcaagctacttaccacacacacgcgcgcacgcacacacacacacacatacactcacacacacacacacatatctggaaatgtaatatgtgacaattattcggtagccatgataaaactccacgccgccatctcttcagttatccggccatcggaaaaaatgctatgaaaaatgaccgttatacaaagggaaattactatatatatatatacacacacacacatatatatgtgtgtgtgtgtatataggtacatgcgtgtgtgtgtgtgtgtgtgtgtgtgtgtgtgtgtgtgtaatgttaaattttcttataaagtATGTCTTTAAGTATACTTCACAATATATGGACTGTATTAAGAAGTGCTCCTTGCGAGCTAAATCGAAGGATAAGGGAAATTATAGAAGGAACACATCCAGTTAATCAATACAAATTCCAAAGCTTAATTTAAAACACGcaacgaaataaatatacatataaatttacaatCAGTGAAGAAAATTACATGTAAAAGTTATGTAAAAACTATGCATGATGTACGTTGGGTTCAGGTACCGCATGGAAGAGTgacaaataaagagataaaaattcgAGGTAAGGCCTTCCAAAAGGAACTGTTCGAATCGATTAAGAATTTGATGTTTGTACGAAATGTCGGATGAgtgttcaaaatttaaaaattcagggctaaataggtagataaatacaAATTCGGGCGAATTCGGGtaaatgatgtgtgtatgtatgtatgtatgtatgtatgtatgtatgtatgtatgtatgtatgtgtgtatgtatgtatgtatgtatgtatgcacgtatgtatgtgtgtaaacacaaaGAGGGTTAGTCCACATTATTCTGTAAGGAGCATAGGGCCAATATCACGGCTTCTctggcgtacatatatatatatatatatatatatatatatatatatatatatatgtgtgtgtgtgtgtgtgtgtgtgtgtgtgtgtgtgtgacaaacgaaagaaaagtgTACTCAGCACATTTAGAAGGGGTTAtatgaattatttaaaattgtttgATTCGGTTTCACGCGACTTAAATTTTTGCAGGCCCCTAACAGGAGGCTGCAAACCAAAGTCTGAAAGAGCCTGGGTTCCTGTTAAGGGCCTgcgaaactttaagttgcatggaaCTTAATCGAACTGTTTtaaataacatgtgtgtgtgtgtgtgtgtgtgtgtgtgtgtgtgtgtgtgtggtgtgtgtgtgtgtgtgtgtatcaccttgaccgaccagtccgtcaggcgtccatttgacaccgctggtcacagcacgctgtccactcctctttggatcgcgcctttctcatccacgtccaacattatatgtgtgtgtgtgtgtgtgtgtgtgtgtgtgtgtgtgtgtgtgtgtgtgtgtgtgtatcccaatTAATAAGCAATTAAAACCATTAAATTTTATAAGAGTTTAAAAAACATTAACATTGTACCCTAATTACCGATCCGTAACAAAAACCCTTGTGGCCATCTGATATTTGGATTTTCGAGGGTGGGTATAGTTAAATAACACTGCGCCTACTAAAACGCTTCTTTTTGGGGTGGGTAGGGAGTAGTCAATGGGTTAATATGAATcttctattttaatttctttttcattattttcttctttttttcttctttttcaggaTCTTATCGATGCCACATCTAGGTCCTATGGGTATTCATACGCCCTTGGTTGGGTTAGCATGATTCTTTCATGCATCACAGGAACATTCTATGCATTTGCCGCATGGTATTTGAAAGGAGAACGTTACGACGAAAAATTAACATACGATACGAAGTCACGAGCCAGCGATTTTGCATACACGAATTATCCAATGGTATCCACTATTCCAGAGGTTGTATACAACCCGTACGAGGAAACAAGACCCGTCTATGCTTATTCAGCCAAAGGGGGACCTCCAACAATGTTAATCGATAGCTCTATAAGGGGACGTCCAATGTTAATCGATGGCTCTTCAAGAGGTCAACCAATGATGATCGATAGATCAGCAAGGGATATGTGGCAGTGGAATCCCAACTAATTTACAATCAGCCGCAGCCATACATCATCCGAGAATCTGAAAGCCACAATATCAAAATATTAACCCCATTTATTACTCAAAAAATATTGTGTTAAACATTTTATAAGCAAGGAAGAGAAGCATAACAATataactatgtaaatatatatatatatatatatatatatatatagttatatatttatatgtatagttgtatatatgtgtgtgtatatgtatatatacaatatatatatatatatatatatatatatatatatatatatatatatatatatatatatatatatatatatatatatatatatatatatatatatatatatatatatattgtatggtgaATGTGTCATTGATAGCGCTTTTGAGAAGGTATGAAACTGACAACCGCTTTTCACATATCTCTTAATAAAACAgcatattatagaatataaacaTTAATTCATCAATACAGTTCCTGACGCATTTTCACTGCGACTCCGACGAGACTTTTCCACACTTTGTAATAAACAGCTCTATCAGGAAATAACCAGCAAATGGATGGGAATTTTTCGTGTGTTCTTAATGTCTGATCCACAATGTgtatcattatataatatatatatatattatgtataatgtatgtatatatgtatatatatatatatatatatatatatatattatatatatatatatatatatatatatatatatatatatatatatacatacatacatatatatatatatatatatatatatatatatatatatatatatatatatatatagtatatatatatatataacattatatacataatatatatgtccgcatgtatgcaaaaatatatgcatatatacataaaaatatatacttatatgtgtgcatgtgtgcgcgcttgtgtttttgtgtgtgagtgtgtgtgtatgtgtgtacatatatatatatatatatacatatataacttatatattctAAAGACAGCTTTTCTTTCTTGCATATTTCATAAGCGAtgattttgtttctaatttttttcatatctttgtataaatattttatatatgtatgttgtttaatGAATCTAAGGAGGTTCTCTCCGTCACCAATTTTTCCAGATTACTATGATGATCATTTGATGTTAATTAAAACGATAATGAGTGTGCCTtgttacttatgtgtgtgtgtatgtgtatacatacatatacacacacttatatatatacacaagtatatattatacatatacatgcatacatacatccatatacagaaatatgtattttatcagagggaaaaggacaacaaaaccaaTGTAGGACACATATCGCAAGTCATTTAGAGTAATAGTGTAGGGTGAATTTGaatccttacagctgtttcggggatATCGCAAGTGATAGTCTACAATGTCCATACACTGGGTAATCCATCTGGGATTATACCTAAGGGCCTATACCTTCATGGAAGTACAGACCAACTTCCATACCCTCTAGGAGAAGATGAATTGTGAACTTTATTCGTTTCTCAATATTCTTCTATCCACtgctttactttttattcttctatctactatttaattcattattttattccttatacaCTGTGAATTTCCCTATCCGGTACTTTCGTACATGGTCACctcgtctctgatgatggaatacccagtgtatggaCATACTAGCCAATCACTTggcatatcccagaaacagctgtaaggcttaaatattctaaatgacttgagatacttgtcctgccttggttttgttgtcttttttcctctaatataatatatacctgctaactcGGAAGCTTAATacggatccctagctccagcctcagccgtgaacttggaacctaacagaTGACTTATTAGCGCACTTACTCTGCGtatctattcgtttagatcaccagtgatcTAAATCcttcatatatgcaaatatatatatacatatatatacatatatatataaatatacatatatatatacatatacatatatatatatatatatatatatatatatatatatatatatatatatatacatatatatatacatatatatgtatatatacatatacatctatatagatatataaagatatacacatatatatatatacatatatagatatatatatatatatgtgtgtgtgtatgcatatatatatataaagtacatctatatgtaaatatatgtatgtttgcgcgcgcgcgcgtatatatatatatatatatatatatatatatatatatatattatatatatatatatatatatattatattattgctattgtatattttttaatactataaaatgaaaatgtcaaTAAATTAGGCCTACAAATCCTTATGTACAAGTTcccattattaataaaacaaaaatcatgcAAAACTTGTAAAGGTTGTTTTAATTATAATACACTATCAGTAACCACTGAGATTCTACGcttattttgaaaattgtgtgatggaattgtttatttttctggtGCCTTTGATTCTTGGGCTGGTTGAAAGTCCACATAGGCAGAACTGAAGGGGCAATTTCAAGAAACAAAGTCTCTGAACGCT
Proteins encoded:
- the LOC115216260 gene encoding uncharacterized protein LOC115216260, which gives rise to MRTHLAFLAIGLVTYLAAFISGIAVCCSRASKWALLSTVFTYTTAFCVSLAMASFHGVEYLERNKIKDTIGNIIFRKEWPRDLIDATSRSYGYSYALGWVSMILSCITGTFYAFAAWYLKGERYDEKLTYDTKSRASDFAYTNYPMVSTIPEVVYNPYEETRPVYAYSAKGGPPTMLIDSSIRGRPMLIDGSSRGQPMMIDRSARDMWQWNPN